GCGACGGGGCTGCCGACCAGCGCCGGGTCCGGGGCCCGGACCTCGGTGATCGGCTCGTTGGCGAAGGGGCTGAAGACCTGCGGGAAGCCGTTCTGCGCCAGGACCGAGGAGAAGTCCGTGAACCAGGTGGAGGCCTGGTTGGGCATCACGCGGGAGATGCCGAGCAGGACCGATGAGCTGCGGACCTCCTTGCCCAGTGTCGGCAGTGAGGTGCCGGCCAGCGCGGAGCCGATCAGCCAGGCGACCAGCAGCATCGCGACCACGTTGACCAGGGCGCCGCCGGTGGCGTCGAGGGCGCGCGCGGGCGACCACGTGATGTACCGGCGGAGCTTGTTCCCGAGATGCGTGGTGAAGGCCTGACCCACCGAGGCACAGACGATCACGATGACGACGGCGACGACGGCTGCCGTCGATGAGACCTCGGAGCCGTTCGTCAGCTGGTCCCACAGGATCGGCAGCAGATAGACGGCGACGAGACCGCCACCCAGGAACCCGATCACCGACAGGATGCCGACGACGAACCCCTGGCGATAGCCGATGACCGCGAACCACACGGCGCCGGCCAGCAGCAGGATGTCCAGCACGTTCACCGTCTATAGCCTCGCAGATTCGTCACCGGGCCCGTTCTTTTCGGCTGGGTCCGGACAGGGCCGGACAGCACAGCACGGGAGTCAGACTGTCATGCACGCCAGTCGAGCGGCACCTGCTTGGCGGTGTCCCACGGACGCTCCCAGCCCGCGAAGTGCAGAATCCGGTCGATCACTCCGGCGGTGAAACCCCAGACCAGGGCGGATTCGACCAGAAATGCCGGACCCCGGTGGCCGCTGGGGTGGACCGTGGTCGCCCGGTTGGCCGGGTCCGTGAGATCCGCCACGGGAACGGTGAAGACCCGGGCCGTCTCACCCGGATCAACCACGCCGACCGGGCTCGGCGACCGCCACCAGCCGAGGACCGGCGTCACGACGAAGCCGCTGACGGGGATGTAGAGCCGGGGCAGCACACCGAAGAGCTGTACCCCGCGCGGATCCAGGCCGGTCTCCTCCTGGGCCTCCCGCAGAGCGGCCCTGAGCGGCCCTGTCGTGGCCTGGTCGCCGTCCTCCGGGTCCAGGGCGCCACCGGGGAACGAGGGCTGCCCAGCATGGGAACGCAGGTTTCCGGATCGCTCCATGAGGAGCAGCTCGGGGCCGCGCTCGCCGTCCCCGAACAGGATGAGCACCGCGGACTGCCGCCCGGCGCCGCTCTCGGGCGGCAGGAAGCGGCTGAGCTGGTCCGGCTCGATGGTCCGCGCGGCCCGGGCGACCGGGGCGAGCCAGTCGGGCAGGCCCTCGGCCGTGACGGTGATGGCGGCGTCGTGACCTGCGCCCGCCGCGCCCACTCCGGTCGCGCTCTGCCCGTACGTATCGTGCCGCTGCGTGCTCTGTTCGTGCGTCTTCATAGGCACCCCTCGTCTTTCAACGCCTGTCGTCACGCATTTCGTTCCGGAGCGAGCGCCGTACGTCAGCCGGCCCCCAGGGGCGGCGCGGGCTTGCCCGGGTAGTCCGCCGGCGGGCTCAGCCGCTGACCGGGCTGACCGCCCATCTCGTACTTCAGCAGCTTCCTGGCCTTCTCCGGGTCGGTCTCGCCCTCCCCGTACGCCGGGCAGAGCGGGGCGATCGGACACGCGCCGCAGGCGGGCTTGCGGGCATGGCAGATACGGCGGCCGTGGAAGACGACGCGGTGCGAGAGCATCGTCCACTCGCTCTTGGGGAAGATCGCGGCGATCTCGGCCTCGACCTTCTCCGGATCCTCCTGCTCCGTCCACTTCCAGCGCCGGACGAGGCGCCCGAAGTGGGTGTCGACGGTGATGCCGGGTACGCCGAAGGCATTCCCGAGGACGACATTGGCGGTCTTGCGGCCGACCCCCGGGAGCGTGACGAGATCGGCGAGGCGGCCCGGCACCTCGCCGCCGAATCTGTCCCTGAGCGCCACGGAGAGGCCTATCAGCGACTTGGTCTTGGCCCGGAAGAAGCCGGTCGGCCGAATGAGCTCTTCCATTTCCTCCGGGACGGCCGCGGCCATGTCCTCGGGGGTGGGGTAGGCGGCGAAGAGGGCGGGGGTGGTCTGGTTGACCCTCAGATCGGTGGTCTGAGCGGAGAGGACCGTGGCGACGAGAAGCTCGAAGGGGTTACGGAAGTCCAGCTCGGGGTGGGCGTACGGATAGAGCTCGGCCAGCTCACGATTGATCCTGCGGGCACGGCGGACCATCGCCAGATGCGATTCCGGCTTCGCACCGGGCCGCTTTGCTCCGGACTTCGCACCGGCCCCTGCCCCGGCCGTGGCTCCGGCCTTCGGGGCCTGCTCGCCCGCAGGGCGTTTTGTCGCTTTTCTCGGGCGGCTCGCAGCCTGTTCGCCCACAGCGGAATCACGGCCTTCCGACACCCCATCAGCCCCCTTGGCCTGCGCTCTCACCGGCGATTTGGACACCCGGCCAGCCTAGAGCCACGCACTGACATCCGCCCCGGTCACCGCGTATCCACCCCCAATCGGCCCCCTGCCTCACGGTTCGGCACGCCCGTGCGTCAAACTGGTTTGTGATTGATCGCACTGTTTTACCGTCCGGCATGATGGGGACCACGGTTCCCTGAACAGGCCGACAAGGAGAGAACTCGTGGACGACGTTCTGCGGCGCGCCCCGCTTTTCGCGGCGCTCGATGATGAGCAGGCCGCGGAGCTCCGCGCCTCGATGAGTGAGGTGACCCTCGCGCGCGGCGACGCGCTCTTCCACGAGGGCGACCCGGGCGACCGCCTCTATGTGGTCACCGAGGGCAAGGTGAAGCTTCACCGCACCTCCCCCGACGGGCGCGAGAACATGCTGGCCGTCCTCGGCCCCGGCGAGCTGATCGGTGAGCTGTCGCTCTTCGACCCGGGCCCGCGCACCGCCACCGCGACCGCGCTGACCGAGGTCAAGCTCCTCGGCCTCGGCCACGGCGACCTCCAGCCCTGGCTGAACGCCCGCCCCGAGGTGGCCACGGCCCTGCTGCGCGCTGTCGCCCGCCGACTGCGCAAGACCAACGACCAGATGTCGGACCTGGTCTTCTCGGACGTACCGGGCCGTGTCGCCCGCGCCCTCCTCGACCTGTCGCGCCGCTTCGGCGTCCAGTCCGAGGAAGGCATCCATGTCGTCCACGACCTGACCCAGGAAGAGCTGGCCCAGCTGGTCGGCGCCTCCCGCGAGACGGTCAACAAGGCACTCGCCGACTTCGCCGGACGCGGCTGGCTGCGCCTGGAGGCGCGCGCCGTGATCCTGCTGGACGTGGAGCGCCTGGCGAAGCGGTCCCGCTAGCCGCCCCGCCGACGACCGGACGCTCTCTCACGTACGCAAAAGGCCCCGCCGCACGGCGGGGCCTTGCGCGTGCCGTACGAGCGCCCTGCGCATGGCCCTGCGCCTGCCTTGCGCCGCCCATGCGTCCTAGATCAGCCCGTGCTCGCGCAGGTACTCCAGCTGCGCAAGTACGGAGAGCTCCGCCGCGGGCCACAGGGACCGGTCCACGTCCGCGTACACCTGCGCCACCACCTCCGATGCCCTCCGGTGCCCGGCCTCGACCGCCGTCTCCACCTGGGCCAGCCGGTGCGCGCGGTGCGCGAGGTAGAACTCCACCGCCCCCTGCGCGTCCTCCAGCACCGGACCGTGCCCCGGCAGCACCGTGTGCACGCCGTCGTCGACGGTCAGCGAGCGCAGCCTCCGCAGCGAGTCGAGGTAGTCGCCGAGCCGCCCGTCCGGATGCGCGACGACCGTGGTGCCGCGCCCGAGGATCGTGTCCCCCGTCAGCACCGCCCGGTCCGCGGGCAGATGGAAGGAGAGCGAGTCCGCGGTGTGGCCCGGGGTCGGCACGACGTGCAGCTCCAGCCCTCCAGCGGTGATCACATCGCCCGTGGTCAGGCCCTCGTCGCCGAGGCGCAGCGCCGGGTCCAGGGCGCGCACCTTCGTACGGGTCAGCTCGGCGAAGCGTGCCGCGCCCTCCGCGTGGTCCGGGTGCCCGTGGGTGAGCAGGGTGAGCGCGATCCGGCGGCCCGCGCGCTCGGCGGTGTCGATGACGGCCCGCAGATGTATGTCGTCCAGCGGGCCCGGGTCGATCACGACCGCGAGATCGGAATCGGGTTCGGCGACGATCCAGGTGTTGGTGCCGTCCAGCGTCATCGCCGAGGCGTTGGGGGCGAGGACGTTGACGGTACGGGTGGTGGCGGGGCCGGACAGCACCCCGCCGCGTGGCTGTCCGGGCAGCGCGGCCGCATCGCTCATCCGGCTTCACCTCCCGCACCACGGGCATCACCGACGCCACGGACATCACCGGAACCACCAGATCCGCCCGGCTCGCCCGGCCCGCTCGGGATGTGCTTGGTGAACTCGTCGTGTCCCGGCCAGCTCAGCACCAACTCGTCACCCTCCAGCCGCGCCTGTGCCAGTACGGGGGTGAGGTCCTGGGCATCCGCCGCCTTCAGGGCCTCGGCAGCTGTCCCGTACGGCCTGAGCGCCCGCAGCGTCGACACGGTCGGCGGCATCATCAGCAGCTCGCCCCTGTCGTACCCGTCGGCGGCCTCGCCGGGCCCGATCCACACCGTGCGGTCGGCCTCCGTGGAGGCATTGCGGGTGCGCTGGCCCTCGGGGAGCGCGGCGACGAAGAACCAGGTGTCGTAGCGGCGCGGTTCGAACTCGGGGGTGATCCAGCGTGCCCAGGCGCCCAGCAGGTCGGAGCGCAGCACCAGACCGCGCCGGTCCAGGAATTCCGCGAAGGACAGCTCGCGGGCGACCAGTGCCTCGCGGTCGGCCTCCCAGTCGGAGCCGGTGGTGTCGCTGACGACCGTGTCGGCGGTCGGGCCCGCGAGGAGGACGCCCGCCTCCTCGTACGTCTCACGGACCGCCGCGCAGACGATGGCCTGCGCCTCGGCCGACGTACCGACACCGAGCCGCTCGGCCCAGCTCTCCAGCGCGGGTCCGGCCCAGCCGACGAGCCGGTCGTCGTCGCGCGGATCGACCCCGCCACCCGGATAGGCGTACGCCCCGCCGGCAAAGGCCATGGAGGCGCGGCGGCGCAGCATGTGGACGGCGGGACCGCCCTCGGTGTCAGCGGCAGGGTCCCGGAGCAGCATCACGGTGGCGGCCCGCTTCGGGGTCACGGCCGTCAGCTCGCCTGCGGCGAGTGCCCGGATCCGGTCGGGCCATTCCGGTGGGTACCACTGACCATTGGACATGGCCGGAGGCTATCCGGAACCGCGACGATGTTCGAGAGCCACGTTGATCCGTACATGCCCCGTACACACATGATCCCGCCCGGTCATCACGACCGGACGGGATCGAAGAACAAGAGCAGGAGAACGAACAGCGGACGGCACCGGAGCTACGGCTCAGGCCCCCACCAGCTCGACCTGGACCTCGACCTCCACTGGTGCGTCCAGCGGCAGCACCGCGACGCCCACCGCGCTGCGCGCGTGCACGCCCTTGTCACCGAGGACCGCGCCCAGCAGCTCGCTGGCGCCGTTGATCACGGCGGGCTGCCCGGTGAAGTCGGACGCCGAGGCGACGAAGCCCACGACCTTCACGACGCGCGCGATGCGGTCCAGGTCGCCCGCGACGGACTTCACGGCGGCCAGCGCGTTGAGCGCGCAGGTCTTCGCCAGATCCTTGGCCTCGTCGGGCGTCACCTCCGCGCCGACCTTGCCGGTGACCGCGAGCTTGCCGTCCACCATCGGCAGCTGACCGGAGGTGTACACGTACACCCCCGACTGCACGGCCGGCTGGTACGAGGCCAGCGGCGGGACGACGTCCGGCAGCGTCAGCCCGAGCTCGGCGAGCTTCGCCTCGACCGCGCCCGCCACTACGCCTTCTCCCGCTTCAGGTAGGCCACGAGCTGCTCGGGGTTGTTCGGGCCGGGAACGACCTGGACCAGCTCCCAGCCGTCCTCGCCCCA
This sequence is a window from Streptomyces sp. NBC_01217. Protein-coding genes within it:
- the nth gene encoding endonuclease III, which produces MGEQAASRPRKATKRPAGEQAPKAGATAGAGAGAKSGAKRPGAKPESHLAMVRRARRINRELAELYPYAHPELDFRNPFELLVATVLSAQTTDLRVNQTTPALFAAYPTPEDMAAAVPEEMEELIRPTGFFRAKTKSLIGLSVALRDRFGGEVPGRLADLVTLPGVGRKTANVVLGNAFGVPGITVDTHFGRLVRRWKWTEQEDPEKVEAEIAAIFPKSEWTMLSHRVVFHGRRICHARKPACGACPIAPLCPAYGEGETDPEKARKLLKYEMGGQPGQRLSPPADYPGKPAPPLGAG
- a CDS encoding DUF4177 domain-containing protein, which translates into the protein MTKWEYATVPLLVHATKQILDTWGEDGWELVQVVPGPNNPEQLVAYLKREKA
- a CDS encoding RidA family protein, whose protein sequence is MAGAVEAKLAELGLTLPDVVPPLASYQPAVQSGVYVYTSGQLPMVDGKLAVTGKVGAEVTPDEAKDLAKTCALNALAAVKSVAGDLDRIARVVKVVGFVASASDFTGQPAVINGASELLGAVLGDKGVHARSAVGVAVLPLDAPVEVEVQVELVGA
- a CDS encoding MBL fold metallo-hydrolase gives rise to the protein MSDAAALPGQPRGGVLSGPATTRTVNVLAPNASAMTLDGTNTWIVAEPDSDLAVVIDPGPLDDIHLRAVIDTAERAGRRIALTLLTHGHPDHAEGAARFAELTRTKVRALDPALRLGDEGLTTGDVITAGGLELHVVPTPGHTADSLSFHLPADRAVLTGDTILGRGTTVVAHPDGRLGDYLDSLRRLRSLTVDDGVHTVLPGHGPVLEDAQGAVEFYLAHRAHRLAQVETAVEAGHRRASEVVAQVYADVDRSLWPAAELSVLAQLEYLREHGLI
- a CDS encoding NUDIX hydrolase, whose translation is MKTHEQSTQRHDTYGQSATGVGAAGAGHDAAITVTAEGLPDWLAPVARAARTIEPDQLSRFLPPESGAGRQSAVLILFGDGERGPELLLMERSGNLRSHAGQPSFPGGALDPEDGDQATTGPLRAALREAQEETGLDPRGVQLFGVLPRLYIPVSGFVVTPVLGWWRSPSPVGVVDPGETARVFTVPVADLTDPANRATTVHPSGHRGPAFLVESALVWGFTAGVIDRILHFAGWERPWDTAKQVPLDWRA
- a CDS encoding Crp/Fnr family transcriptional regulator, which produces MDDVLRRAPLFAALDDEQAAELRASMSEVTLARGDALFHEGDPGDRLYVVTEGKVKLHRTSPDGRENMLAVLGPGELIGELSLFDPGPRTATATALTEVKLLGLGHGDLQPWLNARPEVATALLRAVARRLRKTNDQMSDLVFSDVPGRVARALLDLSRRFGVQSEEGIHVVHDLTQEELAQLVGASRETVNKALADFAGRGWLRLEARAVILLDVERLAKRSR
- a CDS encoding NUDIX hydrolase is translated as MSNGQWYPPEWPDRIRALAAGELTAVTPKRAATVMLLRDPAADTEGGPAVHMLRRRASMAFAGGAYAYPGGGVDPRDDDRLVGWAGPALESWAERLGVGTSAEAQAIVCAAVRETYEEAGVLLAGPTADTVVSDTTGSDWEADREALVARELSFAEFLDRRGLVLRSDLLGAWARWITPEFEPRRYDTWFFVAALPEGQRTRNASTEADRTVWIGPGEAADGYDRGELLMMPPTVSTLRALRPYGTAAEALKAADAQDLTPVLAQARLEGDELVLSWPGHDEFTKHIPSGPGEPGGSGGSGDVRGVGDARGAGGEAG